Proteins encoded in a region of the Wenzhouxiangella sp. XN201 genome:
- a CDS encoding alpha/beta fold hydrolase: MRITVFWMFVLVFYVGTPSTAAPETAPGTDEAALLASPEEVYFESEDLTLSGLLFRPSSVGPYPAVVFIRGSGPSSRDSYWARAFAEVFLRHNIAVLLPDKRGSDKSEGDWRHADFEELAGDTIAAVEFLKAQPGMRTDAVGIAGLSQGGKIAPIAAAGSDDIAFVINIVGAATSLVEQVSWEMFHTFREAGVSGVELQKALELQVLAEKYLRGEIDWARFEAALSRGLESPWRPVAEGFPQTEDAWQWTFFRGVGDYDPLPFWRAVKQPVLVIYGEEDRNAPAVRSTYRLLRVFLEEEHPDASVHVIAGAGHALWNPETTDTHMPKLHPEVLETLNSWIGSRLR; this comes from the coding sequence ATGAGGATCACCGTATTTTGGATGTTCGTCCTGGTTTTCTACGTCGGGACACCTTCGACGGCAGCCCCCGAAACTGCGCCGGGAACGGACGAGGCAGCTCTGCTCGCATCGCCCGAAGAAGTCTACTTCGAAAGCGAAGACCTTACGCTTTCAGGGCTGCTGTTCAGGCCGTCGTCGGTTGGTCCGTATCCGGCGGTTGTATTCATCCGCGGGTCGGGCCCGTCCAGTCGTGACAGTTATTGGGCAAGGGCCTTCGCCGAAGTCTTTCTTCGCCACAACATTGCCGTTCTATTGCCAGACAAGCGTGGATCGGACAAGTCCGAGGGCGATTGGCGGCACGCCGATTTCGAAGAACTGGCCGGCGACACGATTGCGGCCGTTGAATTCCTGAAGGCGCAACCTGGAATGCGCACGGACGCGGTCGGCATTGCCGGCCTCAGCCAGGGCGGCAAGATCGCACCGATCGCGGCGGCCGGGAGTGACGACATCGCCTTCGTGATCAACATCGTCGGCGCCGCCACAAGCCTCGTGGAGCAGGTTTCCTGGGAGATGTTTCATACCTTCCGGGAGGCGGGCGTGAGTGGCGTTGAGCTTCAGAAAGCGCTCGAGCTTCAGGTACTGGCCGAAAAGTATCTGCGTGGAGAAATCGACTGGGCGCGATTCGAGGCGGCGCTGTCGCGAGGGCTGGAAAGCCCCTGGCGGCCCGTAGCCGAGGGGTTCCCGCAGACCGAGGACGCCTGGCAATGGACGTTCTTCCGTGGCGTCGGCGACTACGATCCACTTCCGTTCTGGCGAGCCGTGAAACAACCGGTGCTGGTCATCTATGGGGAGGAAGACCGAAATGCGCCGGCTGTGCGCAGCACCTACCGCCTCCTTCGCGTATTCCTGGAGGAAGAGCACCCGGACGCCTCGGTGCACGTGATCGCCGGTGCCGGTCACGCGCTGTGGAACCCAGAGACGACGGATACACACATGCCGAAGCTTCATCCAGAAGTTCTGGAGACCTTGAACAGCTGGATCGGCAGCAGGTTGAGATAG
- a CDS encoding DUF808 domain-containing protein — translation MAGASLLSLLDDIATLLDDVSVMTKVAAKKTATLVADDLAVNAEQVTGISAKRELSVIWAVAKGATLNKIILIPAALLISAFIPWAIVPLLMIGGAFLCYEGAHKVHQKLFHSEADKQEKEQLKKAFRDPKVDLVAFEKKKIKGAIRTDFILSAEIIVIALGSVATATLGVQLGVLVAIGALVVVVVYGLVAGIVKIDDLGIKLSKRGGWIGRFGEWLIGASPVVMKGLGIVGTLAMFLVGGGIFSHNIPWVEHLFKGWAAVTGPLEPVTRLLLDGLLGVVIGAIVVAIITLGARLTGQGENQDTHDSPG, via the coding sequence ATGGCCGGAGCCAGCTTACTCAGTCTTCTCGACGACATCGCCACCTTGCTCGATGACGTCTCCGTGATGACCAAGGTCGCCGCCAAGAAGACCGCGACGCTGGTTGCGGACGACCTGGCGGTCAATGCCGAGCAGGTCACGGGCATCTCCGCCAAGCGCGAACTGTCTGTCATCTGGGCAGTTGCCAAGGGCGCGACTCTCAACAAGATCATCCTGATCCCGGCCGCGCTGCTGATCAGCGCGTTCATCCCATGGGCGATCGTGCCGCTGTTGATGATCGGCGGTGCCTTTTTATGCTACGAGGGTGCCCACAAGGTCCACCAAAAGCTCTTCCACAGCGAAGCCGACAAGCAGGAGAAGGAGCAGCTGAAAAAGGCGTTTAGAGATCCCAAGGTCGACCTGGTCGCTTTCGAGAAGAAAAAGATCAAGGGTGCAATTCGTACTGACTTCATCCTGTCGGCCGAGATCATCGTCATCGCGTTGGGCTCGGTTGCCACGGCCACGCTGGGCGTGCAGCTCGGCGTACTTGTCGCCATCGGCGCGCTCGTAGTCGTAGTCGTATACGGACTTGTCGCCGGCATCGTCAAGATCGACGACCTGGGTATCAAACTGTCGAAACGCGGTGGCTGGATCGGCCGTTTTGGAGAGTGGCTTATCGGCGCCTCTCCGGTAGTGATGAAGGGCCTTGGGATCGTGGGCACCCTCGCAATGTTTCTGGTCGGCGGCGGCATTTTCTCGCACAACATCCCCTGGGTCGAGCACCTCTTCAAGGGCTGGGCGGCAGTGACCGGGCCGCTAGAGCCGGTCACGCGACTGTTGCTCGACGGACTTCTCGGCGTCGTGATCGGCGCTATTGTCGTGGCGATCATTACGCTCGGTGCCAGGCTCACAGGCCAGGGCGAGAACCAGGACACCCATGATTCTCCTGGCTGA
- a CDS encoding amidohydrolase family protein: MPRISALLLLAFLQIPLATSASEPTLVVENARVFVGDVTVLESGSIAVAGDRIVTVAEGTIDAPGASRIDAAGGTVMPGLIDTHVHLMMENLFEQPRSDAAMAEYVEERLPERLRDYIEAGITTVMSPGDYWPFVAGVRDRVREGGLLGPRIYTAGRLFTAPDGHPVFTFCGFLDKGGPNPWCREHLAVEVATPQEASAGVARVDREGVDLIKFVYEAAEESEGGVLEPEVMRAIVDAAHGQDLRAYAHIQQPAKAIDAIEAGLDGLVHIPAASSESGDVERLVELMQAKGVSVATTLTIFDSFAEITAAQGDHETSQVMQGLLEGMHTTLARIAEADPRLIVLGTDSPHLSPGEAFHREVALLGENGLSAVEILRAATGQAAEYMGLGNKLGTLEAGKFADFIIVDGDPTTDPTVLEKVVVVAKSGEIVYARP, encoded by the coding sequence ATGCCTAGAATTAGCGCCCTGCTGCTCTTGGCCTTCCTGCAGATTCCCCTTGCCACCTCTGCGTCAGAGCCCACGCTTGTGGTGGAGAATGCCCGAGTATTTGTTGGTGACGTTACTGTTCTGGAGAGTGGATCGATTGCGGTGGCCGGGGACCGCATCGTGACCGTTGCCGAGGGAACAATCGATGCGCCGGGGGCAAGCCGGATCGATGCGGCGGGTGGCACCGTAATGCCCGGGCTCATTGATACGCACGTGCACCTGATGATGGAGAATCTCTTCGAGCAGCCGCGCAGTGATGCTGCGATGGCTGAGTATGTCGAGGAACGCTTGCCGGAACGCCTGCGTGACTACATCGAGGCGGGTATCACGACGGTGATGTCACCGGGAGACTATTGGCCCTTCGTTGCGGGGGTGCGTGATCGCGTGCGTGAGGGTGGCCTCCTCGGACCTCGTATTTACACCGCTGGGCGATTGTTCACGGCGCCCGATGGTCACCCTGTCTTTACGTTCTGCGGCTTCCTGGACAAGGGCGGCCCGAACCCGTGGTGCCGCGAGCACCTCGCCGTGGAAGTGGCCACGCCACAGGAAGCCAGTGCGGGTGTCGCCAGGGTCGATCGTGAGGGCGTCGACCTCATCAAGTTTGTTTACGAGGCAGCGGAAGAAAGCGAGGGTGGTGTGCTCGAGCCCGAAGTGATGCGTGCCATTGTGGACGCCGCCCACGGTCAGGACCTGCGGGCGTACGCACACATCCAGCAGCCGGCCAAGGCCATCGATGCCATTGAGGCCGGCCTTGACGGTCTCGTGCACATTCCCGCCGCTTCGTCGGAGTCCGGGGACGTCGAGCGGCTTGTCGAACTCATGCAGGCAAAGGGCGTGTCGGTGGCAACGACGCTGACCATCTTCGATAGCTTTGCCGAGATCACCGCCGCCCAGGGCGACCATGAGACTTCGCAGGTTATGCAAGGATTGCTTGAGGGAATGCACACTACGCTCGCCCGGATCGCAGAGGCGGACCCTCGTCTCATCGTTCTTGGGACCGATTCGCCCCATTTATCTCCGGGTGAGGCGTTCCACAGAGAAGTAGCGCTGCTCGGGGAAAATGGCCTCTCGGCCGTCGAAATCCTTCGGGCCGCTACCGGGCAGGCAGCAGAATATATGGGGCTGGGCAACAAGCTTGGCACGCTCGAGGCCGGCAAGTTCGCCGATTTCATCATCGTCGATGGCGACCCGACAACGGACCCGACCGTGCTGGAGAAGGTGGTCGTGGTGGCGAAATCCGGGGAGATAGTCTACGCGCGCCCGTAG
- a CDS encoding amidohydrolase family protein: MYDPCFGARRVHRNWRVQLKARYLKRVIATLAIVVASVLVAFAVGVLWPLDSVKPAPGLERLALSNVTIVDIQNGTLIPGQTVLVEGGRIVAVGNTSDTQVPSVDLDLDGTDRFLIPALWDMHVHVYAVSPLLDMPLYTAYGVTNVRDMQGCPQPKDPFIACPEDKRRWSREVEQGERVGPRIMASTSFMANGPGMLARMKGLPDFYGTATPQQARAFVRHFSDRVDAIKVYDRIPRDAYLALVDEARELGLDVVGHRPHAVSAIEAAVHQKSIEHARFMLHESFSGSEKLRTLAGTPEWRENRRLMLDEHDPGMAQAIFEVMKREGTWYVPTHLTRWVDAYADAPAVRDDPLLRYLHPLMKWQWMEDVNATLAQDPSSEARATYQEFYEKGLELTAAAHRAGVKVLVGTDYIVAGADVHREMEQLVRAGLSPADALHAATLEPARYFGLEADYGTVEVGKRADLVLLNANPLEDIRNTWKIESVIQGGNLYDRSAIDRISRQVERRARSWTIACKILWRFIKNPVSY, translated from the coding sequence TTGTATGATCCATGTTTTGGTGCACGACGCGTGCATCGAAACTGGAGAGTTCAGTTGAAAGCAAGGTATCTGAAGCGCGTTATAGCCACTCTCGCCATTGTCGTAGCGAGTGTTCTGGTGGCATTTGCGGTTGGCGTGCTGTGGCCTCTCGATTCGGTCAAGCCCGCGCCGGGTCTTGAGCGATTGGCGCTGAGCAATGTCACGATTGTCGATATACAGAACGGGACCTTGATACCCGGGCAGACCGTCTTGGTTGAAGGCGGTCGAATTGTGGCGGTCGGCAATACATCAGATACCCAGGTTCCGTCAGTTGACCTTGATCTCGATGGGACGGATCGATTCCTGATTCCAGCTCTCTGGGACATGCACGTCCATGTATATGCAGTCTCACCCCTGCTGGATATGCCCCTCTACACTGCATACGGCGTGACAAACGTCCGCGACATGCAGGGCTGTCCGCAGCCTAAGGATCCGTTCATTGCGTGCCCCGAGGATAAACGCCGATGGAGCCGCGAAGTGGAACAGGGCGAGCGGGTCGGGCCCCGAATCATGGCTTCTACAAGTTTCATGGCCAATGGGCCCGGAATGCTTGCGCGGATGAAGGGACTGCCGGATTTTTATGGAACAGCCACACCGCAGCAGGCCCGGGCGTTCGTCCGGCACTTTTCAGACCGTGTGGACGCGATCAAGGTTTATGATCGAATTCCGCGTGACGCTTACTTAGCACTCGTGGATGAGGCGCGGGAGCTTGGTCTGGATGTGGTCGGGCACCGTCCGCATGCAGTCAGCGCGATTGAAGCGGCGGTGCACCAGAAGAGCATTGAACATGCTCGGTTCATGCTCCATGAGTCATTCAGCGGAAGTGAAAAGCTTCGGACGCTGGCGGGTACGCCGGAGTGGCGCGAGAACCGGCGGCTTATGCTCGATGAGCATGATCCAGGAATGGCACAAGCCATTTTTGAGGTAATGAAGCGCGAAGGGACATGGTATGTCCCGACACACCTGACACGTTGGGTGGATGCCTATGCAGACGCGCCTGCTGTTCGTGACGATCCACTCTTGCGATACCTGCACCCATTGATGAAATGGCAGTGGATGGAGGATGTGAATGCGACACTCGCACAGGACCCATCGTCTGAGGCGAGGGCGACCTATCAGGAGTTTTACGAAAAAGGGCTGGAGTTGACGGCTGCCGCTCATCGCGCCGGTGTCAAGGTGCTCGTGGGAACGGATTACATCGTCGCCGGTGCCGATGTGCACCGGGAAATGGAGCAGCTGGTGCGGGCGGGTCTGTCACCGGCCGATGCCTTGCACGCCGCGACGCTGGAACCTGCTCGATACTTTGGTCTTGAAGCTGATTACGGCACCGTGGAAGTTGGAAAGAGAGCGGATCTTGTTTTGCTCAACGCCAATCCACTGGAAGATATTCGCAATACCTGGAAGATCGAGTCCGTGATTCAGGGAGGGAATCTGTATGATCGAAGCGCGATCGATCGGATATCGAGACAGGTCGAACGTCGCGCACGAAGCTGGACGATTGCCTGCAAGATACTGTGGCGTTTCATCAAGAATCCGGTTTCCTATTAA
- a CDS encoding pectin acetylesterase-family hydrolase — MMRCSVLLCVLVVGTVPTLSHAHSLTDEVEAAVRAEVEEQHRQEQKAFIEGDCDKVASFFSDEATRYLGGRRVNLMEGLEFCRNLPRPFGQKSGSPEINDAFHVLAEDAVYFIRTIDFQPSDDDPRSFKREVVTKVWQKTNDEWKIVHFHSSVHSVQVKAQENSSPVNAALPDFSELEDGWNTLHPGGETTCAHGDDFHFFTRVADPDRLMVYLHAGGGCWDARTCDPEQEALRYASTVEPKRDPAGMSGIFDLEHPDNPVAGYSMVAVPVCTGDGRLGDRDVTYTLESESGEARQFTIHHRGVTNTMAAMDWIRSNFESPREIFVAGKSDGALGTPFYASLLAQHYPSARVVGLGDGLGSFGEEIPGADPGQWGVPEVLRRHSGWERFEGDMGMNPVYIHAAHTAPNLRLYQFDHAHDATQRFYLELADAEDLDVLRRLRANRRIIREHVPEFRSFTVGGFRHTVLNQDLFYHYRSNGHRLRDWVAAIVAGESVASVDCGDDCLRPGLVYNEDDLRIVERTIEILSAPDAWNPRDVPGACPTQADRYSLRCAGAQAAKEVTGRTPMGSRNVPPAILDVVFTITERLPARNRRASNPFALFNNHPGTTAADMLAVLEEVRERIRTSLAANR, encoded by the coding sequence ATGATGAGATGCTCAGTTCTATTATGCGTTCTGGTAGTAGGCACAGTTCCGACGCTGAGCCATGCACATTCGCTAACGGATGAAGTCGAAGCGGCCGTTCGGGCCGAAGTCGAGGAACAGCATCGACAGGAGCAAAAGGCGTTTATCGAAGGCGATTGCGATAAGGTCGCTTCGTTCTTCAGCGACGAAGCCACCCGTTATCTGGGGGGAAGACGAGTTAACTTGATGGAGGGTCTGGAGTTCTGCAGGAATCTCCCCCGACCGTTCGGGCAAAAGTCTGGCTCGCCGGAGATCAACGATGCCTTTCACGTGCTCGCGGAAGATGCTGTCTATTTTATCAGGACTATCGATTTCCAACCCTCCGATGATGACCCGCGTTCATTCAAGAGGGAAGTGGTCACCAAGGTCTGGCAGAAGACGAATGACGAATGGAAAATCGTACACTTTCATTCTTCGGTGCATTCGGTCCAGGTTAAGGCTCAGGAGAACAGCAGCCCGGTGAATGCTGCGCTCCCCGATTTTTCCGAACTCGAGGACGGCTGGAACACGCTTCACCCTGGTGGCGAGACCACCTGTGCTCACGGGGACGACTTTCACTTCTTCACACGCGTGGCCGATCCTGATCGCCTGATGGTTTACCTGCATGCCGGAGGCGGGTGCTGGGATGCCAGGACGTGTGATCCCGAGCAGGAGGCTCTCAGGTACGCCTCGACGGTCGAACCGAAGCGCGATCCGGCTGGGATGAGCGGGATTTTCGATCTGGAGCATCCGGACAATCCCGTTGCCGGCTACTCGATGGTGGCGGTGCCGGTATGCACTGGGGATGGGCGCCTGGGTGACCGCGACGTGACCTACACGCTGGAGTCAGAGTCCGGCGAAGCACGGCAGTTCACGATCCACCACCGCGGGGTGACGAACACCATGGCCGCCATGGACTGGATCCGCTCGAATTTTGAGTCACCGCGGGAGATCTTCGTCGCGGGTAAGAGTGATGGTGCGCTGGGAACGCCGTTCTACGCCAGTTTGCTGGCGCAGCATTACCCGTCGGCTCGTGTCGTCGGTCTCGGTGACGGACTCGGGAGCTTCGGCGAGGAGATCCCCGGCGCTGATCCGGGCCAGTGGGGTGTTCCCGAGGTCCTGCGTCGCCACAGCGGGTGGGAGCGTTTCGAGGGCGATATGGGAATGAACCCGGTCTACATCCACGCCGCGCACACCGCGCCCAACCTCCGGCTCTACCAGTTCGACCATGCGCATGACGCCACACAGCGCTTCTATCTGGAGCTTGCCGATGCCGAGGACCTCGACGTTCTCCGGCGCCTTCGGGCCAACCGTCGGATCATCCGCGAGCACGTGCCGGAGTTCCGGTCCTTCACGGTCGGCGGGTTTCGACACACAGTTCTGAACCAGGATCTGTTCTACCACTATCGATCGAACGGCCATCGCCTTCGCGACTGGGTAGCTGCGATCGTGGCGGGCGAGTCGGTGGCCTCGGTCGATTGTGGTGACGACTGCCTGCGGCCCGGCCTGGTGTATAACGAGGACGATCTGCGCATTGTCGAGCGGACGATCGAGATACTCTCTGCACCCGATGCCTGGAACCCACGGGATGTGCCCGGTGCCTGCCCCACGCAGGCCGACCGCTACAGCCTCCGCTGCGCCGGGGCACAGGCGGCGAAGGAGGTGACAGGCCGGACCCCGATGGGCTCCAGGAATGTCCCGCCCGCAATTTTGGATGTGGTCTTTACGATCACCGAGCGCTTGCCGGCCCGCAATCGGCGTGCCAGCAATCCCTTCGCGTTGTTCAACAACCATCCCGGCACCACCGCCGCGGATATGCTCGCGGTGCTTGAGGAAGTGAGAGAACGAATCCGCACCAGTCTGGCCGCAAATCGGTGA
- a CDS encoding dienelactone hydrolase family protein, which yields MTHNVIASKFFIDKVRDNCAEHSRTTAISCNSRLSWFPLSAAVSDNQAAMRRLTQSYARTWLGLMVALGLVACAANGPPEAAPDGFVFESFQADGKAESVVVLAPGCGGVSDKDHTQPMRPLARRLSAHGHHVVIADYESAYGMKRTCHGGARLEDVADAIALAADQGRVAAGLSDPIALVGWSLGGSGVFLAGDRAGADRVVALYPDCTPFASLSVHIDYLVLAGAEDRLTPLSECAGIRARSEANGAEWVIYPETYHGFDYKAFRGGLSGQRNASRDSFVAVKYDAEVAEDAHRRILDFLDRDDTAD from the coding sequence ATGACGCACAACGTGATTGCAAGCAAGTTCTTCATCGACAAGGTCCGTGACAACTGCGCCGAGCATAGCAGGACGACAGCAATTTCCTGCAATTCGCGGTTGTCCTGGTTTCCCTTGTCCGCTGCTGTTAGCGATAATCAGGCGGCGATGAGACGTTTAACACAGTCATATGCGCGGACTTGGTTGGGCCTGATGGTAGCCCTTGGTCTGGTCGCCTGCGCTGCCAATGGCCCGCCCGAAGCCGCTCCGGATGGTTTCGTGTTCGAGTCGTTCCAGGCCGATGGCAAGGCTGAAAGCGTCGTCGTTCTGGCGCCGGGATGTGGCGGGGTTTCGGACAAGGACCATACCCAACCGATGCGTCCGCTCGCCCGACGACTGTCGGCTCACGGGCATCACGTCGTGATCGCCGACTATGAAAGCGCCTATGGCATGAAGCGAACCTGCCATGGTGGTGCGCGTCTGGAGGATGTTGCAGATGCAATCGCGCTGGCCGCTGATCAGGGCCGCGTGGCCGCCGGACTTTCAGACCCGATCGCCCTCGTTGGCTGGTCGCTCGGCGGCTCGGGCGTGTTCCTGGCGGGCGACCGGGCCGGAGCCGATCGTGTCGTGGCGCTGTATCCGGACTGCACGCCCTTTGCATCCCTGTCGGTCCACATCGACTATCTCGTCCTGGCGGGTGCCGAGGACCGGCTGACGCCGCTTTCGGAGTGCGCGGGCATACGGGCGCGCAGCGAAGCAAACGGCGCGGAGTGGGTGATCTATCCGGAGACCTACCACGGCTTTGACTACAAGGCGTTTCGCGGCGGTCTCTCGGGACAGCGCAACGCCTCTCGCGACAGTTTTGTTGCCGTGAAATACGATGCCGAAGTGGCTGAAGATGCCCACCGGCGCATTCTCGATTTCCTGGACAGGGACGACACGGCCGACTAA
- a CDS encoding CocE/NonD family hydrolase — MKNLLAITLCVMFSATAVAESPDDVGRADTDVDFTWGVEIPVRDDTVLNGTLYRPDGYSLDDDGPLTTIVTITPYISDRYHPDAQYFARHGFAFLIVDTRGRGNSEGSFKPLDLEDGRDGHDIVQWIAEQPWSNGKIGMRGGSYGGYNQWVTARYFPENLDTIVPIASPYHGVDFPMNDNVQYPYVIRWLTLTAGVTPQGRTFGDNAFWERKFLEYHQSGLAFEELDVLVGMPSETFDEWISRPVMDDYWAARVPSADELARLDLPILTITGYYDGDQPGAMQYYREHMRHGSEAAKEKHYLLLGPWNHSGTRMPAQSFGGIEFGDKMMFDAFALDRDWYRWTMEDGERPEFLLDRVTYFVAGANEWKSAPSLDAVADDELVLNLGADRPKHNIYQSGVLAPEPDTGSDYSEYVYDPLDTSRAERGTADDYIVDQTEVVMTHGDGLIFHTEPFDEATEISGYVRLEAFIEMDVPDTDIDATLYEIRADGSSIALAGQTLRARHRDGPREVRMMSPGKVEKLVFDRFYWFSRKIADGSRLRLFIRPANGIDNQRHYNAAKPVHEQIAADARTATVRLHHDEDHPSRLILPVVSSDG; from the coding sequence ATGAAGAACTTGCTTGCAATCACGTTGTGCGTCATGTTTTCCGCGACGGCGGTCGCCGAATCCCCCGACGATGTCGGCCGCGCTGACACAGATGTCGACTTCACCTGGGGCGTGGAGATTCCGGTGCGCGACGACACCGTGCTCAATGGCACGCTGTACCGGCCCGACGGCTATTCGCTCGATGATGACGGGCCGTTGACGACGATAGTGACGATCACGCCGTATATCAGCGATCGCTATCACCCCGATGCGCAGTATTTCGCCCGGCACGGCTTTGCGTTCCTGATCGTCGACACACGCGGGCGGGGCAACAGTGAAGGGTCGTTCAAGCCGCTGGATCTCGAAGACGGCCGCGACGGCCACGATATCGTGCAGTGGATTGCCGAACAGCCCTGGTCGAACGGCAAGATCGGTATGCGCGGCGGCTCTTACGGTGGCTACAACCAGTGGGTCACGGCGCGCTATTTTCCCGAGAATCTCGATACGATCGTGCCGATTGCCTCGCCGTATCACGGCGTCGATTTTCCGATGAACGACAACGTGCAGTACCCGTACGTTATCCGCTGGCTGACGCTCACGGCCGGCGTGACGCCGCAGGGCCGCACGTTCGGTGATAACGCTTTCTGGGAGCGCAAGTTCCTCGAGTATCACCAGTCCGGCCTGGCGTTCGAGGAACTCGACGTGCTTGTCGGCATGCCGAGCGAGACGTTCGACGAGTGGATCTCACGGCCGGTCATGGACGACTACTGGGCGGCACGTGTCCCGTCGGCCGATGAACTGGCCCGGCTCGACCTGCCCATCCTGACGATCACCGGCTACTACGACGGCGACCAGCCCGGCGCGATGCAGTACTACCGCGAACACATGCGCCATGGAAGCGAGGCGGCGAAGGAAAAGCACTACCTTTTGCTCGGCCCGTGGAACCACAGCGGCACGCGCATGCCCGCGCAGTCGTTTGGCGGCATCGAGTTCGGCGACAAGATGATGTTCGATGCCTTCGCGCTCGACCGCGACTGGTACCGCTGGACAATGGAAGACGGCGAGCGGCCGGAGTTCCTGCTTGATCGGGTGACCTACTTTGTCGCCGGCGCCAACGAGTGGAAATCGGCGCCATCGCTGGATGCGGTCGCCGATGACGAGCTCGTTCTGAATCTCGGCGCGGACCGCCCGAAGCACAATATCTATCAATCTGGCGTGCTGGCGCCCGAGCCGGATACCGGCAGCGATTATTCCGAATACGTCTACGATCCCCTGGATACGTCCAGGGCCGAGCGCGGTACGGCCGACGACTACATCGTCGACCAGACCGAGGTGGTGATGACCCACGGCGATGGGTTGATCTTCCACACCGAGCCATTCGACGAGGCTACCGAGATCAGCGGCTACGTCCGACTGGAAGCCTTTATCGAGATGGACGTGCCCGATACCGACATCGACGCCACGCTCTACGAAATCCGCGCCGACGGCAGCAGCATTGCGCTGGCCGGCCAGACGCTACGCGCGCGCCACCGCGACGGTCCGCGCGAGGTCCGCATGATGAGCCCGGGCAAAGTCGAGAAGCTGGTGTTCGACCGCTTCTACTGGTTCTCGCGCAAGATTGCCGACGGCAGCCGCCTGCGGCTGTTCATCCGGCCGGCCAACGGCATCGACAACCAGCGCCACTACAACGCCGCCAAACCGGTACACGAGCAGATCGCAGCCGATGCCCGCACCGCGACGGTGCGACTGCACCACGATGAAGATCACCCAAGTCGACTCATCCTGCCGGTTGTCTCAAGCGATGGCTGA
- a CDS encoding vanadium-dependent haloperoxidase, whose protein sequence is MKPLRITYLLTAIAIAGWPHLAGADAVTDWNANAGEIAKAAVISPAQDPFHESRIYAMVHIAIHDALNAIDRRSRPYAFDGHAPGASADAAVAAAAHGVLVAELPGIPDVFAAAVPGAVALADAYYADALAAIPDGPAKSDGISIGQQAADSIVALRTGDGADAEFLDFAFPEGTAPGEYRFTEGLPFAAAPAWGDVTPFVLNHAAQFRPPPPYAVSCGQPSPDLHSGRCEKYAEDLYEVQVLGGNDATGHDRTPDQTEIALFWIESSPLSWNRLARDLSTANGLDSWENARLFGILNTAMADGYIGSMETKYHYRYWRPETAIRTASSDGNPWTVEDTLWTPLTPTPPIPDYDSAHAVEGASAAEAFRQFFGTDLMAFDVCSLSLPDPDTHCGGPAEIRRSFSSFSDAARENGESRILVGYHFRLAVEMGLEHGRKIGARAAQLYFKPLN, encoded by the coding sequence GCACCTGGCCGGCGCGGACGCGGTTACCGACTGGAATGCCAATGCCGGGGAAATCGCCAAGGCAGCGGTCATCTCTCCGGCGCAGGATCCATTTCATGAATCGCGCATCTACGCCATGGTGCATATCGCGATCCACGACGCCCTGAACGCCATCGATCGCAGGTCCCGTCCCTATGCATTCGACGGCCATGCGCCCGGTGCCTCGGCCGACGCCGCGGTGGCCGCCGCAGCCCACGGAGTGCTGGTGGCGGAACTGCCCGGCATCCCCGATGTATTCGCCGCTGCAGTTCCCGGCGCGGTGGCACTGGCAGACGCTTACTACGCAGACGCGCTGGCGGCGATACCCGACGGCCCGGCCAAATCCGACGGAATTTCAATCGGACAACAGGCGGCCGATTCGATCGTGGCACTTCGCACCGGAGACGGGGCGGATGCCGAGTTTCTCGACTTCGCCTTCCCCGAGGGCACGGCGCCGGGCGAGTACCGGTTTACCGAGGGTTTGCCGTTCGCCGCGGCACCAGCATGGGGCGATGTCACGCCGTTCGTCCTGAATCATGCCGCCCAGTTCCGGCCACCACCCCCGTACGCGGTCAGTTGTGGACAGCCGTCACCGGACCTGCACTCCGGGCGCTGCGAAAAGTATGCCGAAGATCTGTATGAGGTCCAGGTCCTGGGCGGCAACGATGCCACCGGACACGACCGCACGCCGGATCAGACCGAGATCGCGCTGTTCTGGATCGAAAGCTCCCCGCTGTCTTGGAACCGGCTGGCCAGGGATCTCTCCACGGCTAACGGGCTGGACTCGTGGGAGAACGCGCGCCTGTTCGGTATTCTCAATACCGCCATGGCCGACGGTTACATCGGATCCATGGAAACCAAGTACCACTACCGGTACTGGCGACCGGAAACAGCGATCCGGACGGCGAGCAGTGACGGGAATCCATGGACGGTGGAGGATACGCTCTGGACGCCTCTGACCCCGACACCGCCGATCCCCGACTACGATTCGGCCCATGCCGTGGAGGGCGCGTCTGCCGCGGAGGCCTTTCGCCAGTTCTTCGGCACCGATCTAATGGCCTTCGACGTCTGCAGCCTGAGCCTTCCCGATCCGGATACGCATTGCGGCGGCCCGGCCGAGATCCGGCGCAGTTTCTCCAGCTTTTCCGATGCCGCCCGGGAAAACGGTGAATCGCGAATTCTGGTCGGCTATCACTTCCGCCTGGCGGTAGAAATGGGACTGGAACACGGCCGCAAGATTGGCGCCCGGGCCGCCCAACTCTATTTCAAGCCCTTGAACTGA